One window of Candidatus Mycobacterium wuenschmannii genomic DNA carries:
- a CDS encoding cytochrome P450: protein MAAGAPIELFDDDALQDPYPLYARMRAGGAVRRIGKSDFYAVSSWDAVVDAVARVGDFSSNLTATMQYQPDGTVAPYNMAPFGDPSQVLAIADDPVHAMHRKLLVPHLSVRKVRALEAFAAETAARLWVDGLRGGRIEWMGALANRLPMLVVARLIGVPESDVDKLVAWGYAGTQMLEGLLSADQLAAAGVSVGELAVYIAEQFARASASPRDDLLGGLTKACAAGELDDIAALAMMITLFAAGGESTASLLGSATWIMATRPDIQRQVRDDPALLETFIEETLRFEPPFRGHYRHVTRDTTLAGTDLPAGSRLILLWGAANRDPAHYESPDEFRLDRASPKAHIAFGKGAHFCVGAALARIEARIVLSQLLARTTHIAAVDAGRWLPSLLVRRLEHLELAIRTG from the coding sequence ATGGCAGCGGGAGCACCCATCGAACTGTTCGACGACGACGCTTTGCAGGATCCCTACCCGCTGTACGCGCGGATGCGCGCGGGCGGCGCGGTTCGTCGAATCGGCAAGTCAGACTTCTATGCGGTGTCGAGCTGGGACGCAGTGGTCGATGCCGTCGCCCGCGTCGGAGATTTCTCGTCGAACCTCACCGCGACCATGCAGTACCAACCGGACGGGACGGTCGCTCCGTACAACATGGCCCCGTTCGGGGATCCCTCACAGGTACTGGCTATCGCGGACGACCCGGTGCACGCGATGCATCGCAAGCTACTGGTGCCGCATCTCTCTGTCAGGAAGGTCCGCGCGCTCGAAGCTTTCGCCGCCGAGACGGCCGCGCGGCTGTGGGTCGACGGCCTGCGCGGTGGTCGCATCGAGTGGATGGGCGCGCTGGCGAACCGGCTGCCCATGCTCGTGGTGGCCCGGCTGATCGGCGTACCGGAATCGGACGTCGACAAGCTGGTCGCATGGGGCTACGCGGGCACTCAGATGCTAGAGGGTCTCTTGTCGGCGGATCAGTTGGCTGCTGCAGGTGTGTCGGTCGGAGAGCTCGCGGTCTATATCGCCGAGCAGTTTGCACGGGCCTCCGCCAGTCCGCGCGACGACCTATTGGGCGGTCTCACAAAAGCTTGCGCCGCAGGCGAACTGGACGACATCGCCGCGCTCGCGATGATGATCACGCTGTTCGCGGCCGGCGGCGAATCGACTGCCTCTCTGCTTGGCAGCGCTACGTGGATCATGGCCACCCGCCCGGACATTCAACGACAGGTGCGGGATGATCCGGCATTGCTCGAAACATTCATCGAGGAGACGTTGAGATTCGAGCCACCTTTTCGCGGTCACTACCGTCATGTCACCCGCGACACCACTCTGGCCGGAACTGACCTGCCCGCTGGATCCCGTCTGATCTTGCTATGGGGAGCGGCGAATCGCGATCCGGCCCACTACGAGTCGCCCGACGAATTTCGGCTCGACCGCGCGTCGCCGAAAGCGCACATCGCCTTCGGCAAAGGGGCCCACTTCTGTGTGGGTGCTGCGCTCGCGCGGATCGAAGCACGCATTGTGCTCAGCCAATTACTCGCTCGCACAACGCACATCGCCGCCGTTGACGCCGGGAGATGGCTGCCTAGCCTGCTGGTGCGCCGACTCGAACACCTCGAGTTGGCGATTCGGACCGGTTGA
- a CDS encoding sugar phosphate isomerase/epimerase family protein: MDRLGVEMLSVFGMPPIEYVHLTADLGCHFITAGMVGFAPVSSLGYQPFSLRDEPQLRKDLLTVMNERDVSISLGEGLLIAPGVDVRSYADDLDIMAELQIPRINTVSMEPDRVRTFDELAVLTELAAERGIATCVEPVVGLSIADLASAMAAVEHVGRDEISVLIDTMHVARFGATADDLRSIPPERIGYIQLSDTTMQRRMRHYAEEAMFERMAPGEGELPLIDMLAALPADRVVGLEIPMRSRAEAGVSAYDRLQPCVEGARRLLSSCHGRH, translated from the coding sequence ATGGATCGTCTCGGCGTCGAAATGCTCAGCGTATTCGGAATGCCTCCGATCGAGTATGTCCATCTTACGGCCGATCTCGGCTGCCACTTCATCACCGCTGGCATGGTCGGATTCGCACCGGTGAGCAGTCTTGGTTACCAACCGTTTTCGCTGCGCGACGAACCTCAGTTGCGCAAGGACCTGCTGACGGTCATGAATGAGCGCGATGTGTCGATCTCGCTGGGGGAGGGCCTGCTCATCGCGCCGGGAGTCGACGTTCGTTCCTACGCCGACGATCTCGACATCATGGCCGAACTGCAGATCCCGCGGATCAACACCGTCAGCATGGAACCGGACCGGGTCCGCACATTCGACGAGTTGGCTGTGCTGACCGAACTGGCCGCCGAACGAGGAATCGCCACCTGCGTCGAACCCGTTGTCGGGCTGAGCATCGCCGATCTGGCGAGCGCGATGGCTGCAGTGGAGCATGTGGGCCGCGATGAGATCAGCGTGCTGATCGACACCATGCACGTGGCACGCTTCGGTGCGACGGCCGATGACCTTCGTTCCATTCCCCCGGAGCGAATCGGGTACATCCAACTGAGCGACACCACGATGCAGCGCCGGATGCGGCACTACGCCGAGGAAGCGATGTTCGAGCGGATGGCGCCAGGTGAAGGAGAGCTGCCGCTGATCGACATGCTGGCCGCACTCCCAGCGGACCGCGTGGTCGGACTCGAGATACCGATGCGGTCCCGTGCGGAGGCCGGGGTCAGCGCTTACGACCGGTTGCAGCCCTGTGTCGAGGGCGCACGACGGCTACTGAGTAGCTGTCACGGAAGGCATTGA
- a CDS encoding NAD(P)H-dependent amine dehydrogenase family protein yields MAIRVAHVGTGNVGRLALIELINNAQFELTGVCVSTPEKVGKDAGELAGLDVTTGVAAVNDLDVLISARPDCIVYCAMGDTRLPEAMTDVMRILAAGINVVGSSPGLLQYPWGVMPDKYIQRVEDAARQGNSSLFISGVDPGFVNDLIPLALAGTCQRIEQVRCMEIHDYASYDGAEVMHYMGFARPLDEIPMLLQPGVLSIAWGTAIRQLAAGLGIEVDEITESYQREPAPEDFDIAVGHVAKGTLAVLQFEIRGMVNGHPAIVIEHITRLRPDLRPDLPQPAAGGGSYRVEITGEPSYAVDIVPSSRYGDHNQAAICGAAGRIVNAIPAVIESAPGIRTTLDLPFITGSGLYAREEVVAS; encoded by the coding sequence ATGGCGATCCGAGTCGCCCACGTCGGAACCGGGAACGTCGGTCGACTGGCGTTGATCGAGTTGATCAACAATGCACAATTCGAGCTCACCGGGGTGTGCGTGTCGACGCCGGAGAAGGTCGGCAAGGACGCCGGTGAACTCGCGGGCTTGGACGTGACAACCGGAGTCGCTGCGGTCAACGATCTCGATGTCCTGATCTCCGCGCGGCCAGACTGCATTGTGTACTGCGCCATGGGTGACACCCGTCTGCCGGAGGCGATGACCGATGTGATGCGCATTCTCGCCGCCGGCATCAACGTTGTCGGGTCGTCACCCGGGCTACTGCAGTACCCCTGGGGCGTGATGCCCGATAAGTACATTCAGCGAGTCGAAGATGCTGCTCGACAAGGAAATTCGAGCTTGTTCATCAGCGGTGTCGACCCGGGATTCGTCAACGACCTGATCCCCCTCGCGCTGGCCGGCACGTGTCAGCGCATCGAGCAGGTCCGCTGCATGGAGATTCACGATTATGCTTCCTACGACGGGGCCGAGGTCATGCACTACATGGGCTTCGCCCGACCCCTCGACGAGATTCCGATGTTGCTGCAGCCGGGGGTGCTCAGCATCGCGTGGGGCACCGCGATTCGGCAACTCGCCGCCGGTCTGGGCATCGAGGTCGACGAGATCACCGAGTCCTACCAGCGTGAACCGGCGCCCGAGGACTTCGACATCGCTGTCGGTCACGTCGCCAAGGGCACCCTCGCGGTGCTGCAATTCGAGATCCGCGGCATGGTCAACGGTCACCCCGCGATCGTCATCGAGCACATCACCCGGTTGCGGCCCGATCTACGGCCCGACCTTCCGCAGCCCGCTGCCGGGGGCGGTTCGTATCGGGTCGAGATCACCGGGGAGCCGTCCTACGCGGTGGACATCGTCCCGAGTAGTCGCTACGGCGACCACAATCAGGCCGCGATCTGCGGGGCGGCGGGGCGCATTGTCAACGCCATCCCGGCCGTGATCGAGTCCGCACCGGGTATCAGGACAACGTTGGACCTGCCGTTCATCACCGGAAGCGGGCTCTACGCCCGAGAAGAAGTCGTTGCTAGCTAG
- a CDS encoding flavodoxin family protein: MSTSQSSLHALALVCSLKPSPAASSSELMAEQVFSHLRERDVTCKALRCADFNIAPGVEPYMGEGDEWPSIRRQVLNADILLLSTPVWLGHPSSVTQRVLERLDAELSNTDDAGRPAMAGKVAMVSVVGNEDGAHKTVADVFQGLNDIGFSIPAQGCTYWNGVAMESTDYNDLDQAPEPVASATAAAARNAVHLAQVLKSAEYPAYQ, from the coding sequence ATGAGTACTTCACAGTCGTCATTACATGCCCTGGCACTGGTGTGCAGTCTCAAGCCGAGTCCGGCCGCATCGAGCAGCGAACTGATGGCTGAGCAAGTCTTCAGCCACCTGCGCGAACGCGACGTCACGTGTAAAGCGTTGCGGTGCGCCGACTTCAACATCGCTCCGGGCGTCGAACCCTACATGGGCGAGGGAGATGAGTGGCCCAGTATCAGAAGGCAGGTGCTCAACGCGGACATCCTGTTGCTGAGCACGCCGGTGTGGCTCGGTCATCCCTCGAGCGTCACTCAGCGAGTCTTGGAACGCCTCGACGCGGAGTTGTCGAACACCGACGACGCGGGCCGGCCCGCCATGGCGGGCAAGGTGGCGATGGTGAGCGTCGTCGGCAATGAGGACGGCGCGCACAAGACGGTTGCCGATGTCTTCCAGGGGCTCAACGACATTGGGTTCAGCATCCCCGCGCAAGGCTGCACCTATTGGAATGGCGTCGCGATGGAGTCCACCGACTACAACGACCTCGACCAAGCGCCCGAACCGGTCGCCTCAGCCACCGCAGCAGCAGCCCGCAACGCGGTGCACCTAGCCCAGGTGCTCAAGTCAGCGGAATATCCTGCCTACCAATAG
- a CDS encoding SDR family NAD(P)-dependent oxidoreductase, with product MTVPQPLLEGRRILVTGAATGIGAAAVRVLHAAGARLAATYHRSTPADNAPAVTWLQCDVRDPDSVDAAFAAAAQELGGLDVLVNAAGLWQPGVPGQISSEEIDFLLATNIKATVLTNQAAYAVMRENGGQIINFGSAEAVMGSPIAAVYAATKGAVQAWTRSAAKAWGAERVTVNALAPAVQTPGADRLRDFLGPDVAVYIDQQMKLSIPLGGKLGDPATDLGPALVFLASPGAGFITGQLLPVDGGLAMVGG from the coding sequence ATGACGGTACCGCAACCCTTACTGGAAGGCCGGCGAATACTGGTTACCGGCGCGGCCACCGGGATCGGTGCGGCCGCGGTGCGCGTCCTGCACGCGGCCGGCGCGCGGCTCGCCGCGACCTATCACCGCTCCACTCCAGCGGACAACGCACCGGCGGTGACGTGGCTACAGTGCGATGTCCGCGACCCCGACTCGGTGGACGCTGCGTTCGCCGCCGCAGCGCAGGAGTTGGGCGGCCTCGACGTACTGGTGAACGCCGCCGGACTGTGGCAACCGGGGGTGCCGGGACAGATCAGCAGCGAGGAGATCGATTTCCTGCTGGCGACCAATATCAAGGCGACGGTCCTCACAAACCAGGCCGCGTACGCGGTGATGCGCGAAAATGGCGGTCAGATCATCAATTTCGGGTCCGCCGAGGCGGTGATGGGCAGCCCCATCGCCGCGGTGTACGCCGCGACCAAGGGCGCGGTCCAGGCCTGGACGCGCTCGGCCGCCAAGGCCTGGGGTGCCGAGCGCGTCACCGTGAACGCGCTCGCCCCCGCCGTACAGACTCCCGGTGCGGATCGGCTGCGGGATTTCCTCGGACCCGATGTCGCCGTTTACATCGATCAGCAGATGAAGTTGTCCATTCCACTGGGCGGCAAACTCGGCGATCCCGCAACAGATCTCGGGCCGGCCCTGGTATTTCTGGCCAGTCCCGGGGCCGGGTTCATCACCGGCCAACTTCTTCCCGTTGACGGCGGCCTGGCCATGGTAGGCGGCTGA
- a CDS encoding sulfotransferase family protein: MTDAAPVQLDDLSTPRFSPEVEQIRDLMAGMAAQCPLDADALHDKAVAETGLTDFGPDDYRERIEVYLAALREIDGLHGPGIVNFHAQTLQLLKNRLLLSDLVARHPQIRDIDLLPPIVIAGLPRTGTTHLHNLLAAGPTFRTISYWESVEPFPLPAERGIEPDPRKGRMDAAVAFMNAAMPHFPLMHEMTTEHVHEEIQLLANDFSTMLFETLAHVPRWRDYYLSHDQTSSYEHLRLQLQALQFLRGGRRWLLKSPQHLEQLPVLDAVFPGAVVVCTHRDPVPVVLSMMAMLTYTARMHRSPVPVHEIAASWSVRLEQMLDALVRDRDLIPEERSIDVRFDDFMADELGTVERIYALAGETLTAQARAAMVDYLDDHRRGRLGTIATSAEMFGLDERDLPNRFARYRERFSV; the protein is encoded by the coding sequence GTGACGGACGCCGCCCCTGTTCAGCTCGACGACCTATCCACCCCGCGCTTCAGCCCCGAGGTCGAGCAGATCCGCGACCTGATGGCCGGAATGGCGGCGCAGTGCCCGCTCGATGCCGACGCCCTGCACGACAAGGCCGTCGCGGAGACGGGCCTGACCGACTTCGGGCCCGACGACTACCGCGAGCGCATCGAGGTCTACCTGGCTGCCTTGCGTGAGATCGACGGCCTGCACGGCCCCGGCATCGTGAACTTCCATGCGCAGACCTTGCAACTGCTGAAAAATCGGCTGCTGCTCAGCGATCTAGTGGCCCGCCATCCACAGATCCGAGACATCGATCTGCTGCCGCCAATCGTGATTGCGGGTCTGCCGCGAACCGGCACGACCCACCTCCACAACCTGCTGGCCGCCGGCCCGACCTTCCGGACCATTTCGTACTGGGAGAGTGTCGAGCCCTTCCCCCTACCGGCCGAGCGGGGAATCGAGCCGGATCCGCGTAAGGGGCGAATGGACGCCGCCGTGGCTTTCATGAACGCCGCAATGCCGCATTTCCCGCTGATGCACGAAATGACCACCGAGCACGTGCACGAGGAGATCCAGCTGCTGGCCAACGACTTCTCGACGATGCTGTTCGAGACGCTTGCCCACGTACCGCGGTGGCGCGACTACTACCTGTCACACGATCAGACGTCGTCGTACGAACACCTGCGCCTGCAGCTGCAGGCCCTGCAATTTCTTCGGGGCGGCCGACGCTGGCTGCTGAAATCGCCGCAGCATCTCGAGCAGTTGCCGGTGCTGGACGCTGTGTTCCCCGGTGCCGTCGTGGTGTGCACACACCGCGATCCGGTGCCGGTGGTGCTGTCCATGATGGCGATGCTGACCTACACGGCGCGGATGCACCGCTCGCCGGTCCCGGTGCACGAGATCGCGGCGTCGTGGTCGGTTCGGCTCGAACAGATGCTGGATGCCCTCGTCCGCGATCGTGACCTGATTCCCGAGGAACGGTCGATCGACGTCCGCTTCGATGACTTCATGGCCGACGAACTCGGCACAGTGGAGCGGATCTACGCGCTCGCCGGGGAAACGCTGACCGCCCAGGCGCGCGCGGCGATGGTCGACTATCTGGACGACCACCGGAGAGGCCGATTGGGCACGATCGCGACGTCGGCCGAGATGTTCGGGCTCGACGAGCGCGATCTGCCCAACCGGTTCGCTCGCTATCGCGAGCGGTTCTCAGTCTGA
- a CDS encoding DUF1214 domain-containing protein: MTDQHESTAAWRELLDTLGGLDRSFLDGERAVADDQQIADGYRMLATTLGVAFDTCLFGEPSRPVFVAVNTPFRRDRRWGGDNTDAYYYICPVDPGRRYRVSGNRGDSVYFSLTAYNEPSPGAWSDRIVAIVRDDEIDVDADGNFSFELGPTPDAAVLMTRDYQADPQTGRRVRWNIESLDEPEAIRHGDAETAAKLRASAVWLRTMFAIIPLAVGARVDKAHSLGHEISHAANEFAEPYQVPDANFGWSARDACYSYGSFVLDEDEALVITHRPPDCRFWNLVVWNQFMATHGVSDARCSVNGHSAVPNADGSVTIVLSRGLTTHPNSLTTLDYPRGNLAFRWFLSERVPEQPRVRLVKVDDAPTSIDSL; encoded by the coding sequence ATGACCGATCAGCACGAGTCCACCGCCGCATGGCGTGAATTGCTCGACACGCTCGGCGGGTTGGACCGCTCGTTTCTCGACGGCGAACGGGCGGTCGCCGACGATCAGCAGATCGCCGACGGCTACCGCATGCTTGCCACCACGCTGGGCGTCGCGTTCGACACCTGCTTGTTCGGTGAGCCGAGCCGACCCGTCTTCGTCGCGGTCAATACGCCCTTCCGGCGGGACCGGCGCTGGGGCGGCGACAACACCGATGCTTATTACTACATCTGCCCGGTGGATCCCGGCCGGCGCTATCGCGTCAGCGGCAATCGCGGCGACAGTGTCTATTTCTCGTTGACCGCGTACAACGAACCGTCCCCGGGGGCCTGGTCGGATCGGATCGTCGCGATCGTGCGTGACGACGAGATCGACGTCGACGCCGATGGCAACTTCTCGTTCGAGCTCGGACCGACACCCGACGCCGCGGTGTTGATGACCCGCGACTATCAGGCGGATCCGCAAACCGGCCGCCGGGTGCGCTGGAACATCGAATCGCTCGACGAGCCCGAGGCCATCCGGCACGGCGATGCAGAGACGGCGGCAAAGCTGCGAGCCAGCGCCGTGTGGTTGCGGACCATGTTCGCGATCATCCCGTTGGCCGTGGGCGCGCGCGTCGACAAAGCGCATTCGCTCGGCCACGAAATCTCACACGCAGCAAATGAATTCGCCGAGCCATACCAAGTGCCGGACGCCAACTTCGGCTGGTCCGCCCGCGACGCCTGCTACTCCTACGGCAGCTTCGTACTCGACGAAGACGAAGCCCTGGTCATCACCCACCGCCCGCCGGACTGCCGGTTCTGGAATCTGGTGGTGTGGAACCAATTCATGGCCACTCACGGCGTGAGCGACGCACGGTGCTCGGTAAACGGCCACAGTGCGGTGCCCAATGCGGACGGGTCGGTGACCATCGTGCTATCGCGCGGCTTGACGACACACCCGAATTCGCTGACCACACTTGACTATCCGCGCGGCAACCTGGCCTTCCGCTGGTTTCTCAGCGAGCGCGTGCCGGAGCAGCCGCGCGTGCGGTTGGTGAAAGTGGACGACGCGCCGACCAGCATCGATAGCCTGTGA
- a CDS encoding TetR/AcrR family transcriptional regulator: MTTELGRPRNKRIDGAVLRAAVELLAETGYADLSVDAIARRAGTSKPAIYRRWPSKAHLVHEAVFPISEATVLPDTGSLAGDVREIVGRTAAVLTTPAARAALPGLVGEMAADLTLHAALLERFGDLLSRGLADRLADAVARGEARSDVSAAEVVEVVAGTTFLALLTRGDALDDAWVGRTAALITRGISG; the protein is encoded by the coding sequence ATGACGACAGAGCTTGGCCGGCCCCGCAACAAGCGCATCGATGGTGCCGTGTTGAGGGCAGCTGTCGAGCTCCTCGCCGAAACCGGCTACGCCGACCTGTCGGTCGATGCCATCGCGCGCCGGGCCGGCACCAGCAAACCCGCGATCTATCGGCGCTGGCCGAGCAAGGCGCACCTGGTGCACGAGGCCGTCTTCCCGATCAGCGAGGCGACCGTGCTTCCCGATACCGGCTCACTGGCCGGCGACGTTCGCGAGATCGTCGGCCGCACCGCGGCGGTGCTGACCACCCCGGCGGCGCGCGCCGCGCTGCCGGGCCTGGTCGGCGAGATGGCCGCCGACCTGACCCTGCACGCGGCGCTGTTGGAGCGGTTCGGCGACCTTCTGTCCCGGGGCCTGGCGGACCGCCTTGCCGATGCCGTCGCGCGCGGCGAGGCCCGGTCCGACGTCAGCGCCGCGGAAGTCGTCGAGGTGGTGGCGGGTACGACGTTTCTCGCACTGCTGACCCGCGGAGACGCGCTCGACGATGCCTGGGTCGGCCGCACGGCCGCACTGATCACGAGAGGAATCAGCGGATGA
- the mbp1 gene encoding microaggregate-binding protein 1, whose product MADQDSGPEEAVKGAVEGIKGKVKEVGGTLAGRDDLKKEGEAQQDKADAQRDAAKKEAEAEAARSGADAAEERQKKHQ is encoded by the coding sequence GTGGCGGATCAGGACAGTGGACCCGAAGAAGCCGTGAAAGGCGCTGTCGAGGGCATCAAGGGCAAGGTCAAAGAAGTAGGCGGCACCCTTGCCGGTCGAGATGACCTCAAGAAGGAGGGCGAGGCGCAGCAGGACAAAGCCGACGCCCAGCGCGACGCGGCGAAGAAGGAGGCCGAGGCCGAGGCCGCGCGCTCCGGCGCCGATGCGGCGGAGGAGCGCCAAAAGAAGCACCAATAG
- a CDS encoding TetR/AcrR family transcriptional regulator, translating to MPRSDWLIGGERRAMAAERIYAAATDLIIKEGPDAFEIDELAARVHCSRATIYRYVGGKANIRDAVVARSGARIVEAVRQAVADLAGPQRVVAAITVALRLIRADPLGQLMFNTVRADDVPWLTGSPLVVGFAAELAGLDESDPHGAQWVVRMVMSLLYWPVGDDDTERALVQRFVAPAFAVD from the coding sequence GTGCCGCGAAGCGACTGGCTCATCGGCGGCGAGCGGCGGGCGATGGCGGCCGAGCGGATCTACGCGGCCGCTACTGACCTGATCATCAAAGAGGGTCCGGACGCCTTCGAGATCGACGAGCTGGCGGCGCGGGTGCACTGCTCCCGGGCGACTATCTATCGGTACGTCGGCGGCAAAGCAAACATCCGCGATGCCGTGGTCGCCCGGTCGGGGGCCCGCATCGTCGAGGCTGTGCGACAGGCCGTGGCGGATCTTGCCGGACCGCAGCGGGTGGTCGCCGCGATCACTGTGGCGCTCAGACTGATTCGCGCCGACCCACTTGGACAGTTGATGTTCAACACGGTCAGGGCCGATGATGTGCCGTGGCTGACCGGGTCGCCGTTGGTGGTCGGCTTCGCCGCGGAACTGGCCGGTCTCGACGAGAGTGATCCGCACGGCGCGCAATGGGTGGTCCGCATGGTGATGTCGTTGCTGTATTGGCCGGTCGGTGATGACGACACCGAGCGCGCGTTGGTGCAACGATTCGTCGCGCCGGCATTCGCCGTGGACTAG
- a CDS encoding cutinase family protein, whose product MGIFCAMNARGVSRLVGAAVTAAWGLGFTALPTGVLPSASAASCPDTQVVFARGTGEEPGVGPTGQAFVDALRDRLGGKSLDVYPVNYPASDQWSTGLDGIRDAGAHVVSEAGICPKTRMVLGGFSQGAAVAGFVTSPAVPDSVPQDVDPATIPKPLDPAVADHVAAVVLFGTPNVRAMNFLGQPQLVIGPLYQAKTIEVCATEDPVCSDGMNFSAHNSYVEDGSFIAQGADFAAGHLQGPGGPAASPAPQRGGFGN is encoded by the coding sequence ATGGGAATCTTCTGCGCTATGAATGCGCGTGGCGTCTCTCGTCTAGTCGGTGCCGCGGTGACCGCGGCGTGGGGCCTTGGATTTACCGCTCTGCCAACCGGTGTCCTCCCGTCAGCTTCGGCTGCGTCATGTCCCGATACACAGGTGGTCTTCGCGCGTGGCACCGGTGAGGAACCCGGGGTCGGGCCCACAGGCCAGGCGTTCGTGGACGCGCTGCGTGACCGTCTCGGTGGAAAGTCGCTGGACGTCTACCCGGTGAATTACCCGGCCAGTGATCAGTGGTCGACCGGTCTCGACGGCATTCGCGACGCAGGCGCCCACGTCGTGTCGGAGGCCGGGATCTGCCCCAAGACGCGAATGGTGCTCGGCGGATTTTCTCAGGGCGCGGCCGTCGCGGGCTTCGTGACGTCCCCCGCGGTCCCCGACTCGGTGCCGCAAGACGTCGATCCGGCGACCATCCCCAAGCCGCTCGACCCGGCAGTCGCCGACCACGTCGCCGCCGTGGTGCTCTTCGGAACGCCCAACGTGCGGGCGATGAACTTCTTGGGACAGCCACAACTCGTTATCGGGCCGCTGTATCAGGCCAAGACCATCGAGGTCTGCGCCACCGAGGATCCGGTCTGCTCTGACGGGATGAACTTCTCCGCGCACAACAGCTACGTCGAGGACGGCAGCTTCATCGCCCAGGGTGCCGACTTCGCGGCCGGCCATCTGCAGGGCCCCGGCGGACCGGCTGCGTCGCCGGCACCGCAGCGCGGCGGCTTCGGCAACTAG